The Raphanus sativus cultivar WK10039 unplaced genomic scaffold, ASM80110v3 Scaffold1826, whole genome shotgun sequence nucleotide sequence aacatatttttctttattatagcacttagaaatgaaaataacaatacatagaaaatgttcttatcttatatattacatattaatttttgtttgtcaaTATGGTTGGTTTGAGTATTTAGTTATTATTGGAGGTATATCACAATACAATTATACAGATAtcaaaagttttatttaaagttGGGTTCCACTAAATATTTTTGtgcttttgatttattttgagattttgtatGTTTTGGCAGTTCCAAGAATTTAGTTTAATGATATTactttatattaacaattatctatttatatatcacattagatatttttgtaaattaataaattaaaaacatttttgagATAACAACATGTAAATTATCTATTTAGTCATGTTAATGATGTTTCTCGTTGAATCCTCTTGCACATAATTTAGACTATAAGTGTAGTGAACAATGACAAAATGAAAAGTAACTGTAAATTCAGTTTACATATGTTCCAAATCCTCTGTGGAAGAGAAAAGTGAAAGGTTAATCACTTGTATAATTGCCGAAGCATTGCAATTGTTCGCGGAGAGACGCAACCGCCGTGGACATGGGCAGAAGGGTTGCCTTGTAGCAGCTTTTACATATCGCTGAATTGATCTCTAGGTCATCTAAACATAATCAACCATTTCAAAATAATGATTGTACCTTTTTCATTCAAAACTTACATGttcaaatgattttatatatattaaattacatGACTATATTGAAAGTTTTATTTGACTGTCTTGTTATACTAATATAATGGAAGGCTTTTCACTCAGTTCTGATGATGGCCACGACAGTGACTACAACACTGTGATTTAGACCAAAACACAGTCAAATACTTAACAGGGAACGATAAGCAACAAACCTAAATGAGATCAATTGAATACAACGATCTAGGCAAACAGAGATTTTGGGGTCTGCAGAAAAGGCATTAACGTAAACAACTTCCTGCATTTGGAGACTTATGAAAGTTTAGAAAAAAGTTAAAAGGTCTTTTTTGGGTTTGTTCTTTGACTTTTTCATATATCCAAAGCCAAAGAGAACCCCCAGATCGTGTGGGTAATTTGTTTAAGGTTCAACTTCACCTCATATGTTCGAATCGAACTGTTGGATTAaaccagagaagaagaagagaacaacAGAGAAAAATGCAGAGATATACCAAAATTCCAAACCAACGAAACTGAGAAAGAGAGACGGATAAACAATAGAGACAGGGACACGAAAACAGCGAAATCAAATTCAATCCGGAAAGAGACAGATACGATGACTAAAGAATAATTGTTCTCCGCTAATCTAATACAATAATCATTCTCAATTAATCAAACACAATAATGGTTctgaataacaaaagaaattcATACGGGAAGGCAAACTGGTTATCTTCACATCTTCACTTGTCGAAGATTCAATGATCGAGAATGTTAATAACTGCAATTATCATGAATGGCTGATGATGGGGAGATAAAATTTGGTGTTTACTATTAGGATCAGtagtaaaatagaaaaaaaaagagagaataggCTAACTGGTTATTAAATATAAACAGAGGAAGAGATGAGAACCAGGGGTCACAACACCATTAACGGACGCAATGTTTCTCCAAGTACCGACACAAAGCTTCGGTAGCGTCTTTTTCGTCAAAAGGTAAGTCTAATTTCAACCCTTGGATTAAAACATGTAATAATATCAGCCTTTGGATTAAAAGGTGTGATGTCTCAAGACTCTCAACTATTGGATTAACTTCCATTTTAAAAGAGATGACATCATCTTAAAAAACATAGAACCCTTGGATTAAATACCCAATTAGTATGAACCATTAGATcttcaattttattttcctctaaaaAATTGATGATGTCATAGGAGGACAAAATTcagtttgctattatatatagattacgATATATATGCGTCTTTGGAACGTAACATAATCCCGAGATCTTCTGCTGAATATGGAACTAAAAACAGAAACGTAGTTTCATCAAGTTGGACGTATGATAAGGCGCATCACACCGTTCACAACTTTACGCTCCACCCTAGGGGAGGGATCTGTGCCAAGAGGACAGGAGAGCAGAGCTGCGTCAGCAGAGTATTCCCGACTACTTGAGTCGTGGCTAATGGCAGGAGCTTCACCAGTCACAGTCACTCTCCCATTTTCGACGTAGGCATTAAACTTATCTTGTGGAACGCCAGGCATGTCTAAACGCACGTATAAGCTGCCGTCTGGGAGGTGCTTGTACTCATAAGCCGTTTCCGGACCTGCTCCACAAGAACAAATATTCCGCCGTACACTGAATAATTTCTCTAAAATTAATTACTATTgtaataaaacttttttaaaataaaaattacccTTGGCCTTGGGTTCGGTACTGACAGGGCGGCCGTGGGTATCTTTGACCACAGAAACAAATAACATTTTAATCAAGACTTGTAAATGTAAATGTTGAGATCAAAGAAATGTGAAAAGAGCATATACCTTCAAGGGCAGAGCCAACCCCGTTGATGTTGCTGGGGGTCGTGGAGATGAGTAGCCTGAGAACCCCGTCGGTCACTTGAGTGTTGTGGAATCTCGATATCTCGCAGCAATGGCAGTGGAGACTGATGAAGGTTACGTAGTTGCGGCGAGAGGAATCGTGTCTGCTACAAGTTTGCTCCTCGGCTCTGATAATCACACCTTTCTTTGAGTCGTCAATGGCAACAGTAAAGTCATCTTGTCCAATTCCCGGTAAATCAGTCCTCACGAACATGCTATTGCTCCCGATCATCTTGCTTTCGGTGAATCCTTTTGGCCCATTTGTCAGAAATGGGTTCCTTTCGATGTCTGCTCAAATCAGTatcgaaaagaaaagaattaatTAACTTACGCAAATGGAGAAAAATGTGGGAGAGAGATTTGAGGTTTTGGTTCAAAAGATAATACCGCTAGATTGGGGCAGAGGAGTAGCAGGGAGGATGACCGCCATGATTCAACGAGAGCTTCTGCATGGGTTGTAAGCCAGGGCTTGTTAGGGTTACGTAAAACTATGAAATATGCAGACTCCAAAGGTTTTTagactattttagatattacatatataaaccCATTTTTAAACCTATGAAATTTTTACGAAAGATCAAACATTTGCTTGAAAATACTACACGAGTCTGTTTTCCAAACCtgtgggaaaaaaaaaaaacattccgaaagatttcaaatttttgaGAGAAATTACTAAACCCATTTGAAAATTTGTgaagaaaatattcaaaagatacttaaaagaaaaaagaaacacaaaatcCATATGAAACCAAGACGAGTGCTTGCCTTTGATCTGATACTAAAAGGTTTCTTTCTTCTCAGTGTATCTTTTTCTCTCTGTGTTTTGGGATTTTTATAGGCAGAAAGTAGAGAAAGTCACTCCAAAGCTTACTTTGACGAACTGATACGTCCAAGGAAATCTCAGCCGTCCATCTGATTCAATTATTGTATGGGCCTATAATTACCAGAACATTATGTGTTCGAGCTCAATAGGCCAACAAAATTCAATGTCCCAGGTGCACTTTCTCGCAAAGAGGCATAGAAAACTCTCTACATTCAATTATTCATCGAATGAAAAATCCATAGCTATTAGAACATTCATGACTACCTTCCTAGGTCGGATTCACATAATTAACCTCTTGCTCATTAATTGCTATTGTACCCCAAACTAAGAAAAATATACCTAATGACAACTATTATGAAACGCTGGCATTGATGCATCGACGATAGTTTAGGGATGTTTTCCCTAatgaagacaaaaacaaaaaaggatcGAAGAAATTCAATATGGAAATATCTATAATGCACAACTGATGTATGTCCATGCCCTAAATCAATGAATTCATTATGTGAGAAATAAAGTTTGTCGggcttacaaaaaaaaaaaaaaaaaagaaataaagtttGTCTTTTAGCCTTTGTTGtttatccaaatatatatatgactataATTCGTAGTGGTATCAATAAGTTTCTTCTGAAAATAGATCAATATAAGGTGGATCTGATTTCAGAATTGTTGAGAAAGGagataatagaaataattatagTGTATATACCttttaaaaagacaaaaatttCCAAACGTCATATATTTTTCTATGTTGGATCATATACATGCAATTCGCGCATTCCCCTTATATCtcatatataaaaatctgaATTATTCACCCGTAAGAGACGTATGCTGCAACACAAAATctgatatgaaatatatatacctaaaatttttgatttatcaaaacataaaaaagtcATGTACAAAACTATATATTCAGAGGTAATTTCGACGATATGTAGCTTTGAAGAGGTTGTGGGTTTATACGCGGCTACCTTATAAATGTAAGTACTAAACATATAG carries:
- the LOC108850161 gene encoding putative 57 kDa heat shock protein, producing MAVILPATPLPQSSDIERNPFLTNGPKGFTESKMIGSNSMFVRTDLPGIGQDDFTVAIDDSKKGVIIRAEEQTCSRHDSSRRNYVTFISLHCHCCEISRFHNTQVTDGVLRLLISTTPSNINGVGSALEDTHGRPVSTEPKAKGPETAYEYKHLPDGSLYVRLDMPGVPQDKFNAYVENGRVTVTGEAPAISHDSSSREYSADAALLSCPLGTDPSPRVERKVVNGVMRLIIRPT